The following nucleotide sequence is from Mesobacillus jeotgali.
TAGGTTCGGTGCAAATTCGAAGTTTTTCATTGAAACCAAATCACCTGAAGTCTATCCAGGAATGGAAGAAAAGCTATTAGGTATTCTGAATGAATATAATCTTGTCGGTACTCAGCCATTTGGAAATGTTATTGTTCAATCATTCAGTGCCGACAGCTTGAGGAAAATACATCAAATGGACGAATCAATTCCGCTGGTCCAGCTGTTGTCCTACTATGCTCCAGCGGTCATTACTGATCGTGAAGTGAATAAAATCAAAGAATACGCGGTTGGAGTCGGATTGCATTATACAGCAGTCAGCCCGGGGTATATTCAAAAAGTCACAGGATCTGATTTAATGATCTTTCCTTATACAGTCAATGAAAAGGAAGATATGTATATGCTTCTGGATTGGGGAGTTACAGGTATGTTCACCAATTACCCTGACCGGTTGGACGAAGTTATACAAGACAGATCACTCAGGAATCCTTAAACGATTGGATAATTGAAAACAAGCTGCCTCTTGGCAGCTTTGTTTTTGACCGAGCTTGTATCGATGTATGTATCAAAAGTGTCGAAAACGGTACCCTTATG
It contains:
- a CDS encoding glycerophosphodiester phosphodiesterase — its product is MVGYFRWVAIASLVIYLSGASSDFVTAEMSSDYGQIKAFNISHRGASGHVPEHTLLAYELGKIMNGDYIEIDLQMTKDGELIALHDETIDRTTDNKGLVKNLTLKEIKKLDAGSWFNEAYPEKKNAEYMGLQIPTLREVLDRFGANSKFFIETKSPEVYPGMEEKLLGILNEYNLVGTQPFGNVIVQSFSADSLRKIHQMDESIPLVQLLSYYAPAVITDREVNKIKEYAVGVGLHYTAVSPGYIQKVTGSDLMIFPYTVNEKEDMYMLLDWGVTGMFTNYPDRLDEVIQDRSLRNP